In one window of Juglans regia cultivar Chandler chromosome 3, Walnut 2.0, whole genome shotgun sequence DNA:
- the LOC108996502 gene encoding TMV resistance protein N-like, with translation MAIPNVSSSSSPKWNHDVFLSFRGEDTRNTFTGHLYNALVIKGIKTFRDDVDLQKGDEISPVLLEAIEQSKISIIVFSKNYATSTWCLDELVKILECRKSIGQMVGPIFYDVDPSDVRKQFGEVMDMHEKKFKDDMQRVSRWKVALKRAADLSGWHLNNEYAFSFCYITT, from the coding sequence ATGGCCATCCCGAAtgtctcctcctcttcttccccTAAATGGAATCATGACGTGTTTCTGAGTTTCAGAGGGGAAGATACACGCAATACTTTTACCGGTCATCTATATAACGCTCTCGTTATAAAGGGGATAAAAACCTTCAGAGATGACGTGGATCTTCAGAAGGGAGACGAAATCTCCCCAGTACTTTTGGAAGCCATCGAACAATCTAAGATTTCCATCATCGTCTTCTCTAAGAACTATGCCACTTCCACGTGGTGCTTAGATGAACTCGTCAAGATTCTCGAGTGTCGGAAATCAATTGGCCAAATGGTTGGACCCATTTTCTACGATGTGGATCCTTCAGATGTGCGGAAACAGTTCGGAGAAGTGATGGATATGCATGAAAAGAAATTCAAGGATGATATGCAGAGGGTGTCGAGGTGGAAGGTGGCTCTCAAAAGGGCAGCCGATTTGTCCGGTTGGCATTTGAACAATGAGTACGCTTTCAGTTTTTGCTACATTACAACTTGA
- the LOC108980030 gene encoding uncharacterized protein LOC108980030: MSIENTIVRFTGKNFPTWEFQFKMFLKGKELSNHIDNSTEVPTNEKEFAQWEVKDAKVISWLLGTIESHLVTNLRCFTTAQAMWDYLHRIYHQDHSARKFQLELEISTYSQGNLPIAQFYSGFINLWCEYSAIVHAKVPTTALAALQAVHAESQRDQFLMKLRPEFETVRAGLLNRNPVPSLDICLGYLLREEQRLSTQMGMTSEKVFSETMNVAYAAQGRGKNKLQCFSCKEFGHIARNCPKKVCNYCKKEGHLIKDCRVRPQNRQSQAFQAAVQSSSSSSAPPTVSSDSSVLTPAMVQQMIVSAFTALGLQGSGVGDGDREGA, translated from the exons ATGTCTATTGAAAATACTATTGTTCGCTTTACTGGAAAGAATTTTCCTACGTGGGAATTTCAGTTTAAGAtgtttttaaaaggaaaagaattatcaaatcatattgataATTCTACTGAAGTTCCCActaatgaaaaagaatttgctcaatgggaggtcaaggatgcCAAGGTAATTTCTTGGTTATTAGGGACGATTGAGTCTCACCTTGTGACCAATCTTCGTTGTTTTACTACGGCTCAAGCTATGTGGGATTATCTTCACCGTATTTACCATCAAGATCATAGTGCTCGGAAGTTCCAATTAGAATTAGAAATTAGTACTTATAGTCAAGGCAATTTACCTATCGCACAATTTTATTCTGGTTTTATTAACCTTTGGTGCGAGTATTCTGCCATTGTTCATGCTAAGGTTCCCACTACGGCACTCGCGGCTCTTCAAGCAGTTCATGCTGAGAGTCAACGCGATCAGTTTTTAATGAAGCTTCGACCCGAATTTGAGACCGTTCGAGCTGGTTTGTTGAACCGTAATCCGGTTCCTTCTTTGGATATTTGTTTGGGATATTTGTTGCGGGAAGAACAACGATTATCCACTCAGATGGGTATGACTTCTGAGAAGGTCTTTTCTGAGACTATGAATGTAGCTTATGCAGCACAAGGGAGAGGAAAGAACAAGTTGCAATGTTTCAGTTGCAAGGAATTTGGTCATATCGCTCGCAACTGTCCTAAGAAAGTTTGCAACTACTGCAAGAAAGAGGGTCATCTCATCAAAGATTGTCGAGTACGGCCTCAGAATCGCCAATCTCAAGCTTTTCAGGCGGCTGTacagtcttcttcttcatcttctgcgCCACCTACTGTAAGCTCTGATTCATCTGTTCTCACACCAGCAATGGTCCAACAGATGATTGTGTCTGCTTTTACGGCCTTAGGCCTGCAAG GATCAGGTGTCGGGGACGGTGATCGCGAAGGGGCCTAA
- the LOC108996515 gene encoding aspartyl protease family protein At5g10770-like, giving the protein MGPIWFLVLYLLLATPPSVLAELHQETELSHKQPAVRLEIHHARGHGSSSFNATHPLSLSDLLSRDEERVMALQSRLVVSKDAGGTTSASSSKEDPAGQKSINIPLKAGLSIGSGNYLLKIGLGTPAKYYTLLLDTGSSFSWLQCQPCSVYCHNQVDPLFDPSQSKTYKKITCGTSQCSLLTEATLNKPFCSASSNTCIYTASYGDSSYSIGYLSQDLLTLAPSQTLPLFFYGCGQDNQGLFGRTDGIVGLARDKLSLLGQLSSKYGYAFSYCLPEAFTASTGVGFLSLGESSLAASPPYKFTPMLTDSKNPSLYFLRLAAITVAGVPLRVGAVQYRVSTIIDSGTVITRLPTAVYTALQQAFVSIMSKRYAQAPAFSILDTCFKGSLKSLSSVPQIQFIFQGGADLTLKPSNILIEADKGIACLAFAGSSQIAIIGNHQQQTFRVAYDVTRSRIGFAAGGCH; this is encoded by the exons ATGGGGCCAATTTGGTTTCTGGTTTTGTATCTTCTTTTAGCAACACCACCTTCAGTTCTTGCGGAGCTTCATCAAG AAACTGAGCTGAGCCACAAGCAGCCGGCCGTTCGGCTTGAAATTCATCATGCTAGAGGACATGGCAGCTCTTCTTTCAACGCTACACATCCTTTATCCCTCTCTGACTTACTCTCGCGCGATGAGGAACGTGTCATGGCTCTCCAATCCAGACTAGTTGTAAGCAAGGACGCAGGAGGCACGACTTCTGCCTCGTCCTCCAAGGAAGATCCAGCAGGACAAAAATCCATCAACATCCCTTTGAAGGCAGGCCTGTCGATTGGTTCAGGCAATTACTTACTGAAAATAGGCCTTGGCACCCCAGCCAAATACTACACCTTGCTTCTCGACACGGGCAGCTCCTTCTCCTGGCTCCAGTGCCAGCCTTGTTCTGTTTACTGCCATAACCAGGTAGACCCCCTCTTTGATCCCTCACAATCCAAGACTTACAAAAAGATCACATGCGGCACCTCTCAGTGCTCTTTGCTCACGGAAGCCACCCTCAACAAGCCCTTCTGTTCTGCTTCTTCTAATACTTGTATCTACACGGCAAGCTACGGCGATAGTTCCTATTCGATAGGTTATTTGAGTCAAGACTTGCTTACCTTAGCTCCATCTCAGACACTGCCCCTTTTCTTTTATGGTTGTGGACAAGACAACCAGGGATTGTTCGGAAGAACCGATGGTATAGTGGGCTTAGCCCGTGACAAGCTCTCCTTGTTGGGTCAACTGTCTTCAAAATACGGCTATGCCTTCTCCTACTGTCTCCCTGAAGCTTTTACTGCATCTACCGGAGTGGGTTTCTTGTCCCTTGGAGAATCTTCTTTGGCAGCATCTCCGCCGTACAAGTTCACTCCCATGTTGACGGATTCTAAAAACCCAAGTTTATACTTCCTGAGGTTGGCAGCCATAACTGTTGCAGGTGTGCCGCTGAGAGTTGGTGCTGTCCAGTACAGGGTTTCTACCATTATAGATTCTGGAACTGTCATAACGCGCCTGCCTACAGCCGTATATACTGCACTGCAGCAAGCCTTCGTAAGTATCATGTCCAAAAGGTACGCGCAAGCGCCAGCTTTTTCCATATTGGATACTTGTTTCAAGGGGAGTCTCAAAAGCTTGTCTTCGGTGCCCCAAATTCAATTCATATTCCAAGGAGGAGCTGACCTCACACTTAAACCTTCCAATATCCTCATAGAAGCTGACAAAGGCATTGCATGCCTGGCCTTTGCAGGTAGTTCCCAAATTGCCATTATTGGGAATCATCAGCAGCAGACGTTTAGGGTAGCCTACGATGTCACCAGGTCCAGAATTGGTTTCGCTGCTGGTGGATGCCATTGA
- the LOC108996580 gene encoding uncharacterized protein At3g52155, chloroplastic isoform X2 — MNAVLAVCNIGIVEPISTSLISTFPVWRPKASIIRFRRRRRRYPSIRLLARASLATEPVEGQAPSPSESESVARRLILLRHAESSWERPSLRDHDRPLSKAGQADAVIVSYKLQQLGWIPQLILSSDAVRTRETLKIMQEQAPAFLDAEVRFISSFYSIAAMDGQTAEHLQQIICRYSRDEILTIMHLHWQDSVGGSFRA; from the exons ATGAATGCCGTTTTAGCAGTTTGTAATATAGGTATAGTAGAGCCCATTTCCACTTCTCTAATTTCAACCTTCCCCGTTTGGCGGCCCAAAGCTTCAATCATTCgtttcagaagaagaagaagaaggtacCCTAGCATCAGATTGCTCGCTCGAGCATCTCTGGCAACCGAGCCAGTGGAAGGCCAAGCTCCGTCGCCATCGGAATCGGAATCTGTTGCTCGTCGCCTCATTCTGCTTCGTCATGCCGAGAGTTCCTGGGAACGTCCTTCCCTGCGAG ATCATGACCGCCCTCTGAGTAAAGCTGGACAAGCCGATGCTGTCATAGTTTCTTACAAGCTCCAACAGTTGGGTTGGATCCCTCAACTCATTCTTTCTAG TGATGCAGTGCGAACGCGGGAGACGCTTAAGATAATGCAGGAACAAGCCCCAGCATTTCTTGATGCTGAGGTGCGTTTTATTTCAAGCTTTTATTCCATTGCTGCAATGGATGGGCAGACTGCTGAGCATCTTCAGCAGATTATCTGTAGATATTCAAGGGATGAGATACTTACGATAAT GCATTTGCATTGGCAGGACTCGGTGGGTGGAAGCTTCAGGGCATAG
- the LOC109016251 gene encoding disease resistance protein RPV1-like has product MDRVVQYANGLPLVLVVLGSLLYRRSKAEWESTICKLQRSLHKEIYEILKISFDALEDNEKAIFLDIACFFNGEDKDYVATILEASDFDPIIGIQVLIERSLVVHVGYKNELQMHDLIQLMGRNIVHQESPNEPGERSRLWSHEDILHVLMEDTGTNTIQGIKLDLFGQKDILLNPGAFTKMKRLRLLTIRHAHFSEGPKSLSNELRLLDWAGYPSPSLPSNFHPHKLVTLNMNKSKIMQFEGIKVCENLRKLKFSYCEYLTCTPDVSAMANLERLDFSRCDNLVEVHQSVGFLNKLRHLDVWYCSKLRRLPNLKLPLLESLRLGVGCSSMEKFPNVVGEIPRLKQIYFHSTPFQELPSSVKYLIGLERIDICDCKKLRDLPRSISKLPCLQYLSLRDCTNLGRFPISSSSSSSSSTSSGWLALLQSNKTEATVLSNGFPALIGLEITYCELAKVDFLESLHCIFTLKYLDLSGNNFVSIPACITRFTNLKTLRLEDCEGLRQKNASSGGKSFIDNLPMMLPMLHRFCRKMQILIKVGAGELPEWFQHQTRENEMCFRMPPPKKAKLAGLVIGIVLKMDALSPCFDHINVYINGRNDIGGRYRPYDITLELDGVMWLSFFPRGYLEGQGETNLGDCIRVSLEFEGEGKILDGDRFNKKLGVYFVFDNTNDDGDDDDDSRVIVTYHRRKKKKRVD; this is encoded by the exons ATGGATCGTGTGGTTCAGTACGCCAACGGCCTTCCCTTGGTTCTAGTGGTGTTGGGATCTCTCCTATATCGTAGAAGCAAAGCTGAATGGGAAAGCACAATATGTAAATTGCAAAGAAGTCTTCATAAAGAGATCTatgaaatacttaaaataagcTTTGATGCACTGGAAGACAATGAGAAGGCTATTTTCCTTGATATTGCGTGTTTCTTTAACGGAGAAGACAAAGATTACGTAGCAACAATTTTGGAAGCAAGCGATTTTGATCCAATAATTGGAATACAAGTTCTCATTGAAAGATCTTTGGTGGTGCATGTTGGATACAAAAATGAATTGCAGATGCATGACTTGATACAATTGATGGGTAGGAATATTGTTCATCAAGAATCTCCCAACGAGCCAGGAGAGCGTAGCCGATTATGGTCTCATGAGGATATTCTCCATGTTCTTATGGAAGATACG GGAACTAATACAATTCAAGGCATAAAGCTAGATTTGTTCGGACAaaaagatattttgttgaatcCTGGAGCctttacaaaaatgaaaaggcTTAGACTTCTTACAATCCGTCATGCACACTTTTCAGAGGGTCCTAAAAGTTTATCTAATGAGCTAAGATTGCTTGATTGGGCTGGATACCCGTCACCATCTCTGCCGTCCAATTTTCATCCTCATAAACTTGTTACTCTCAACatgaataaaagtaaaatcatgCAATTCGAAGGAATAAAG gtttgtgagaatttgagaaaattaaaattttcttactgTGAATACTTGACGTGCACCCCTGATGTCTCAGCGATGGCAAATCTTGAGAGATTGGATTTTAGTCGTTGTGACAATTTAGTTGAGGTTCATCAATCTGTTGGATTTCTAAACAAACTGCGTCATTTGGATGTGTGGTATTGCTCTAAACTCCGACGTCTTCCTAACCTGAAGTTGCCACTTCTTGAATCCCTACGACTTGGTGTGGGCTGCTCAAGTATGGAGAAATTTCCAAATGTTGTGGGAGAAATTCCTCGTTTAaagcaaatttattttcattccacTCCCTTTCAAGAACTGCCTTCGTCAGTTAAATATCTCATTGGGCTTGAAAGGATAGATATATGTGATTGCAAGAAGCTTAGAGATCTCCCTAGAAGCATTTCTAAGTTGCCATGTCTCCAGTATCTTTCTCTTCGGGATTGCACAAACCTTGGAAGGTTTCCAATTTCTTCGTCGTCATCGTCTTCGTCATCAACAAGTTCGGGCTGGCTAGCTTTGTTGCAGAGTAACAAAACTGAAGCTACGGTGCTCTCTAATGGGTTTCCAGCTTTGATTGGCTTGGAGATCACTTACTGTGAGCTAGCTAAAGTTGATTTCCTCGAGAGTCTTCATTGCATTTTCACGCTAAAATATTTGGATCTATCAGGAAACAATTTCGTTAGCATCCCTGCATGTATCACTAGATTTACCAATTTGAAAACCCTTAGATTGGAGGATTGCGAGGGGCTTCGACAAAAGAATGCAAGTAGTGGTGGAAAATCCTTCATCGATAATTTACCGATGATGTTGCCTATGTTACATAGATTCTGTAGAAAAATGCAAATTCTAATAAAAGTTGGAGCAGGGGAGTTACCAGAATGGTTTCAGCATCAAACTAGGGAGAATGAGATGTGTTTCCGAATGCCTCCACCTAAAAAAGCCAAGTTAGCAGGTTTGGTTATCGGtattgttttgaaaatggaTGCTTTGTCGCCCTGTTTTGACCATATCAACGTATATATCAATGGTCGAAATGATATCGGTGGTCGTTACCGCCCATATGACATAACATTGGAATTAGATGGTGTCATGTGGCTGTCTTTTTTTCCACGTGGTTACTTGGAGGGGCAAGGTGAGACCAATTTAGGGGATTGCATTCGAGTTTCACTTGAGTTTGAAGGCGAAGGCAAAATACTGGATGGGgatagatttaataaaaaattgggAGTCTATTTTGTATTCGACAACACgaatgatgatggtgatgatgatgatgattcaaGGGTGATCGTTACCTACcatagaagaaagaagaagaaaagggtggattaa
- the LOC108996580 gene encoding uncharacterized protein At3g52155, chloroplastic isoform X1: MNAVLAVCNIGIVEPISTSLISTFPVWRPKASIIRFRRRRRRYPSIRLLARASLATEPVEGQAPSPSESESVARRLILLRHAESSWERPSLRDHDRPLSKAGQADAVIVSYKLQQLGWIPQLILSSDAVRTRETLKIMQEQAPAFLDAEVRFISSFYSIAAMDGQTAEHLQQIICRYSRDEILTIMCMGHNRGWEEAASMFTGASVELKTCNAALLEATGKTWEEAFALAGLGGWKLQGIVKPSSSLEKF, translated from the exons ATGAATGCCGTTTTAGCAGTTTGTAATATAGGTATAGTAGAGCCCATTTCCACTTCTCTAATTTCAACCTTCCCCGTTTGGCGGCCCAAAGCTTCAATCATTCgtttcagaagaagaagaagaaggtacCCTAGCATCAGATTGCTCGCTCGAGCATCTCTGGCAACCGAGCCAGTGGAAGGCCAAGCTCCGTCGCCATCGGAATCGGAATCTGTTGCTCGTCGCCTCATTCTGCTTCGTCATGCCGAGAGTTCCTGGGAACGTCCTTCCCTGCGAG ATCATGACCGCCCTCTGAGTAAAGCTGGACAAGCCGATGCTGTCATAGTTTCTTACAAGCTCCAACAGTTGGGTTGGATCCCTCAACTCATTCTTTCTAG TGATGCAGTGCGAACGCGGGAGACGCTTAAGATAATGCAGGAACAAGCCCCAGCATTTCTTGATGCTGAGGTGCGTTTTATTTCAAGCTTTTATTCCATTGCTGCAATGGATGGGCAGACTGCTGAGCATCTTCAGCAGATTATCTGTAGATATTCAAGGGATGAGATACTTACGATAAT GTGTATGGGACATAATAGAGGATGGGAAGAGGCTGCCTCAATGTTCACAGGTGCCTCTGTAGAATTGAAGACATGCAATGCTGCTTTGCTTGAAGCTACTGGAAAAACTTGGGAAGAG GCATTTGCATTGGCAGGACTCGGTGGGTGGAAGCTTCAGGGCATAGTGAAACCAAGTAGTAGCCTAGAGAAGTTTTGA